One Euzebya sp. genomic region harbors:
- the alc gene encoding allantoicase, with product MTASPRAVDAADTPFTGLVDLAAKRLGGMVLAANDEFFGAKENLLDPLGPTFDPRAYTDRGKVMDGWETRRRRGPDPDGTSHDWCTVRLGMPGVVEAVVVDTTFFRGNFPEAFDLSGAICGDGGPDASTRWLPLIGRTPLRGDEVQRVVVEDARRVTHVRFAIHPDGGVARLRLLGRPVVDLHRVADPGGRMDLAALVNGGRVVACSDAFFGAPSNMIMVGDAIDMGDGWETRRRRGPGPDGLDHDWAVVELATTGEVERIEIDTTHFKGNYPDRCTVQAIDAPGAPAAELVASEGWVTLVDDHRMSPHARHVLDVASTRPASHLRLAVIPDGGVARFRVFGRVTAEGWRRAGTRLLDLAGSDEARTALLACCGSTAWADAMTARRPFGSPESLLAAADEVWEGLTADDHLEAFAAHPRIGERSASRWSTAEQSGTAGAPEAVLDRLAAGNAAYEQRFGHVFLIRAAGRSAEEVLEALTARLGNDPEAERRIAAEQQREITRLRLEALLAEGRPG from the coding sequence ATGACCGCGAGCCCACGAGCCGTGGACGCCGCCGACACCCCCTTCACCGGGCTGGTCGACCTGGCCGCCAAGCGCCTCGGCGGGATGGTGCTCGCCGCCAACGACGAGTTCTTCGGGGCGAAGGAGAACCTGCTCGACCCCCTCGGACCGACCTTCGACCCGCGCGCCTACACCGACCGCGGCAAGGTGATGGACGGCTGGGAGACCCGACGCCGACGCGGACCGGATCCGGACGGGACGAGCCACGACTGGTGCACCGTGCGCCTCGGCATGCCCGGGGTCGTGGAGGCCGTCGTGGTCGACACCACCTTCTTCCGCGGCAACTTCCCCGAGGCCTTCGACCTGTCCGGCGCGATCTGCGGCGACGGCGGGCCGGATGCGTCGACCCGGTGGCTGCCGCTCATCGGTCGCACGCCGCTGCGGGGCGACGAGGTCCAGCGCGTCGTGGTCGAGGACGCGCGCCGGGTCACCCACGTCCGCTTCGCGATCCACCCCGACGGCGGGGTCGCCCGCCTCCGGCTGCTCGGCCGACCGGTCGTGGACCTGCACCGCGTCGCCGACCCCGGCGGGCGGATGGACCTCGCCGCCCTCGTGAACGGCGGCCGGGTCGTGGCCTGCTCCGACGCGTTCTTCGGCGCCCCCTCCAACATGATCATGGTCGGCGACGCGATCGACATGGGGGACGGGTGGGAGACCCGCCGCCGACGGGGTCCCGGTCCCGACGGGCTGGACCACGACTGGGCGGTGGTCGAGCTGGCCACCACCGGCGAGGTCGAGCGGATCGAGATCGACACCACCCACTTCAAGGGCAACTACCCCGACCGCTGCACCGTCCAGGCGATCGACGCGCCCGGCGCGCCCGCGGCGGAGCTGGTGGCGTCCGAGGGGTGGGTGACCCTCGTCGACGACCACCGGATGTCACCCCACGCCCGCCACGTCCTCGACGTCGCGTCGACCCGCCCGGCGTCCCACCTGCGGCTCGCGGTGATCCCCGACGGCGGGGTCGCGCGGTTCCGGGTGTTCGGCCGGGTCACGGCGGAGGGGTGGCGCCGCGCGGGCACACGGCTGCTCGACCTGGCCGGGTCCGACGAGGCCCGGACCGCCCTCCTGGCCTGCTGCGGGTCCACCGCCTGGGCGGACGCCATGACCGCCCGCCGGCCGTTCGGGTCGCCGGAGTCGCTGCTGGCCGCAGCCGACGAGGTGTGGGAGGGGCTGACCGCCGACGACCACCTCGAGGCGTTCGCCGCCCACCCGCGGATCGGGGAGCGCTCGGCGTCGCGCTGGTCGACCGCGGAGCAGTCCGGCACCGCGGGGGCGCCCGAGGCGGTCCTCGACCGGCTGGCCGCCGGCAACGCGGCGTACGAGCAGCGCTTCGGCCACGTGTTCCTCATCCGCGCCGCGGGCCGGTCGGCCGAGGAGGTGCTCGAGGCCCTCACCGCCCGGCTCGGCAACGACCCGGAGGCCGAGCGGCGGATCGCCGCCGAGCAGCAGCGCGAGATCACCCGCCTGCGCCTGGAGGCGCTGCTCGCCGAGGGGCGGCCGGGATGA
- the allB gene encoding allantoinase AllB, with protein MDVVDLTLTSSRLVTPGGVVVGTVVVDAGRIIDVAALGDPLPPARESVDVGDLTVLPGLVDSHVHVNEPGRTEWEGFATATRAAAVGGVTTIVDMPLNCLPPTTDRRALAAKRLVARDQAFVDVAFWGGAVPENADALEGLHQDGVRGVKAFLCDSGVPEFGCVHPSEVTVLMQRVAALGSRLIVHAEDPDVCEGAAAAQAGADPRRHATWLASRPAEAEVAAVTALVEGCRATGARVHVLHLSAADAGEVVAAAKAEGLPISAETCPHYLTLHAEDVPDGATDHKCAPPIRDAANADRLWDLLADGVIDAVVSDHSPCPPEDKALDTGDFLAAWGGIASLQLGLPLLHTAAIRRGHDLTDLVRWMGTGPAGIAGFDDVGILAPGAAGHLVVFDPLAHWRVRGEALQHRHPTTPYEGRDVVGRVVTTYLAGVAVVVDGRPVGEPRGVLRP; from the coding sequence GTGGACGTCGTGGACCTGACCCTGACCAGCAGCCGGCTGGTGACCCCCGGCGGGGTCGTCGTCGGCACCGTCGTCGTGGACGCCGGCCGGATCATCGACGTGGCCGCGCTGGGCGACCCGCTGCCCCCCGCCCGCGAGTCCGTCGACGTCGGTGACCTGACGGTCCTGCCCGGCCTGGTCGACAGCCACGTCCACGTCAACGAACCAGGCCGCACCGAGTGGGAGGGGTTCGCCACCGCCACCCGCGCCGCGGCCGTCGGCGGGGTGACGACGATCGTCGACATGCCGCTCAACTGCCTGCCGCCCACCACCGACCGCCGGGCCCTCGCGGCGAAGCGCCTGGTCGCGCGCGACCAGGCGTTCGTGGACGTCGCGTTCTGGGGCGGGGCCGTGCCGGAGAACGCCGACGCGCTCGAGGGTCTGCACCAGGACGGCGTCCGAGGGGTCAAGGCGTTCCTGTGCGACTCCGGCGTCCCGGAGTTCGGCTGCGTCCACCCGTCGGAGGTCACGGTCCTGATGCAGCGGGTCGCCGCCCTCGGCAGCCGCCTGATCGTCCACGCCGAGGACCCCGACGTCTGCGAGGGGGCCGCGGCCGCGCAGGCCGGCGCCGACCCCCGCCGCCACGCCACGTGGCTGGCCAGCCGACCTGCAGAGGCCGAGGTCGCCGCGGTCACCGCCCTGGTGGAGGGGTGCCGGGCCACCGGCGCCCGGGTCCACGTCCTGCACCTGTCCGCAGCGGACGCCGGCGAGGTCGTGGCCGCCGCGAAGGCGGAGGGGTTGCCGATCAGCGCGGAGACCTGCCCGCACTACCTCACCCTCCACGCCGAGGACGTCCCCGACGGGGCGACGGACCACAAGTGCGCCCCGCCGATCCGCGACGCCGCGAACGCCGACCGGTTGTGGGACCTCCTCGCCGACGGGGTGATCGACGCGGTCGTCAGCGACCACTCCCCCTGCCCGCCCGAGGACAAGGCCCTCGACACCGGCGACTTCCTCGCCGCCTGGGGCGGGATCGCGTCGCTGCAGCTCGGCCTGCCGCTCCTCCACACCGCGGCGATCCGGCGCGGCCACGACCTGACCGACCTCGTCCGCTGGATGGGCACCGGTCCCGCGGGGATCGCCGGGTTCGACGACGTGGGGATCCTCGCCCCCGGGGCCGCCGGCCACCTCGTCGTCTTCGATCCGCTGGCGCACTGGCGGGTCCGCGGGGAGGCGCTCCAGCACCGCCACCCGACCACGCCGTACGAGGGCCGCGACGTGGTCGGCCGCGTCGTCACGACGTACCTGGCCGGGGTGGCGGTCGTCGTCGACGGCCGGCCGGTCGGGGAGCCGCGGGGGGTGCTCCGCCCATGA
- a CDS encoding putative bifunctional diguanylate cyclase/phosphodiesterase, translating into MRTTTLRSLPGRVSVGYWLAASLWVAVSDGVLVVVHGLTAARVIGLAKGLGFVAVTAVALFVVLRRLTGQVDAAHRRVEEEHERYEALVRRSSDIIAIVEPSGVVTFVSPSVTGLLGWTPEQFVARELSELIHPDDRRRAQSMADAVIAGEGRSPEVIRFLTADETWRHLEVTAALQSADATLRGIVVNARDVSEQVRVERALERVSVRDPLTGLRNRHEFEVGVRDVALAAHGPDARLVVLAMDIDRFREVNEEVGTAGGDEVLREMARRLDRVTPPGGVTGRLSADGLAAAFLLPGGAGGGAPAADVAAVRAFAERVRRTLGQPIEARDRSFSLSVAIGAAVCRAEAAPLEALLAAEGGLGEAKVLPDRLSLVVDPVSVSSRPRNAELHDAIAEDQLVLVYQPQQDLQTGRTVGVEALVRWDHPTRGLLAPGAFLEEAEANGLQPAITRRVLDLATRFAASVDGGIRVSVNLSLGDLSRRELAGEVFAALERSGLDPFRLRLELTERALLVQPEQSLETMHELRAAGVTFSVDDFGTGFSSFSHLRSLPVDEIKIDGSFVADIRNPRSRAIVRSLIDLGEEIQMDTVAEGIEDEKTLAALRELGCPLGQGYLIARPSPPDAVIDAL; encoded by the coding sequence GTGCGGACCACGACCCTCCGCAGCCTGCCGGGACGGGTGTCGGTCGGGTACTGGCTGGCCGCGTCGCTGTGGGTCGCGGTCAGCGACGGGGTGCTCGTCGTGGTCCACGGGCTGACCGCCGCGCGGGTCATCGGCCTGGCGAAGGGGCTCGGGTTCGTGGCCGTGACCGCCGTGGCGCTGTTCGTCGTTCTGCGGCGGCTGACCGGCCAGGTGGATGCGGCGCACCGCCGGGTGGAGGAGGAGCACGAGCGCTACGAGGCGCTGGTCCGCCGCTCCTCGGACATCATCGCCATCGTCGAGCCGAGCGGCGTCGTCACGTTCGTCAGCCCGTCGGTGACCGGGCTGCTCGGCTGGACGCCCGAGCAGTTCGTCGCCCGCGAGCTCAGCGAGCTGATCCACCCCGACGACCGCCGGCGCGCCCAGTCCATGGCCGACGCGGTCATCGCGGGGGAGGGGCGGTCACCGGAGGTGATCCGGTTCCTCACCGCCGACGAGACGTGGCGCCACCTGGAGGTCACGGCCGCGCTCCAGTCGGCGGACGCGACGTTGCGGGGGATCGTCGTCAACGCCCGGGACGTGTCCGAGCAGGTGCGCGTCGAGCGGGCGCTCGAGCGGGTGTCGGTGCGCGACCCGCTGACCGGGCTGCGGAACCGGCACGAGTTCGAGGTCGGCGTCCGCGACGTCGCCCTCGCCGCCCACGGACCGGACGCCCGGCTGGTCGTCCTCGCGATGGACATCGACCGCTTCCGCGAGGTCAACGAGGAGGTCGGGACCGCTGGCGGCGACGAGGTCCTCCGGGAGATGGCCCGCCGCCTGGACCGTGTCACCCCGCCGGGCGGTGTGACCGGCCGCCTGTCCGCGGACGGGCTGGCGGCGGCGTTCCTGCTGCCGGGGGGCGCCGGCGGCGGCGCCCCCGCGGCCGACGTCGCGGCGGTCCGGGCGTTCGCCGAGCGGGTCCGGCGCACCCTCGGCCAGCCGATCGAGGCGCGGGACCGCTCGTTCTCGCTGTCGGTCGCGATCGGCGCCGCCGTGTGCCGGGCCGAGGCCGCGCCCCTCGAGGCGCTGCTCGCGGCCGAGGGCGGGTTGGGGGAGGCGAAGGTCCTGCCGGACCGGCTGTCGCTGGTCGTCGACCCGGTGTCGGTGTCGTCGCGGCCCCGCAACGCCGAGCTGCACGACGCGATCGCCGAGGACCAGCTCGTCCTCGTGTACCAGCCCCAGCAGGACCTGCAGACGGGGCGGACCGTCGGGGTCGAGGCGCTCGTGCGGTGGGACCACCCCACCCGCGGGCTGCTGGCGCCGGGTGCGTTCCTCGAGGAGGCCGAGGCGAACGGGTTGCAGCCGGCCATCACCCGCCGGGTGCTCGACCTCGCCACGCGCTTCGCCGCCTCCGTCGACGGCGGGATCCGCGTGTCGGTCAACCTGTCCCTCGGCGACCTCAGCCGTCGGGAGCTCGCGGGCGAGGTCTTCGCCGCCCTCGAGCGCAGCGGCCTGGACCCCTTCAGGTTGCGGCTCGAGCTGACCGAGCGGGCCCTGCTGGTCCAGCCCGAGCAGTCCCTCGAGACCATGCACGAGCTGCGGGCGGCCGGGGTCACGTTCAGCGTCGACGACTTCGGGACCGGCTTCAGCTCCTTCAGCCACCTGCGGTCGCTCCCGGTGGACGAGATCAAGATCGACGGGTCGTTCGTCGCCGACATCCGCAACCCGCGGAGCCGCGCGATCGTGCGGAGCCTCATCGACCTCGGCGAGGAGATCCAGATGGACACCGTCGCCGAGGGCATCGAGGACGAGAAGACGCTGGCCGCGCTCCGCGAGCTGGGCTGCCCCCTCGGCCAGGGCTACCTGATCGCCCGCCCGAGCCCCCCGGACGCGGTGATCGACGCGTTGTGA